The proteins below are encoded in one region of Epinephelus lanceolatus isolate andai-2023 chromosome 7, ASM4190304v1, whole genome shotgun sequence:
- the pcgf1 gene encoding polycomb group RING finger protein 1 isoform X3 yields MAEQGPMAIAMRLRNQLQSVYKLDPLRNEEEVKLKIKDLNEHIVCYLCAGYFIDATTITECLHTFCKSCIVKYLQTSKYCPMCNIKIHETQPLLNLKLDRVMQDIVYKLVPGLQESEDKRIKEFYQSRGLERVIQPAGDDAVPDATGLPYTSFDHSKAHFYRYDEQVSLCLERLSSSLAGKDKTKLTLQKFVRCSVRAEVRHLRKVLCHRLNVEKHQVQMLFNNESLPDHMTMKRLWLSHWFGKAQPLVLHYTIKDKRTR; encoded by the exons ATGGCGGAGCAAGGTCCGATGGCCATAGCGATGCGGCTACGAAATCAGCTACAGTCCGTCTACAAACTGGACCCGCTGAGGAACGAG GAGGAGGTCAAGTTGAAGATCAAGGACCTGAACGAACACATCGTCTGCTACCTGTGTGCGGGATACTTCATCGATGCCACAACTATTACAGAGTGTTTGCACACCT TCTGTAAAAGTTGTATTGTGAAATACCTGCAAACGAGCAAGTATTGTCCCATGTGCAACATCAAAATCCATGAAACGCAGCCTCTACTCAACCTCAAACTGGATCGAGTGATGCAAGACATTGTCTACAAACTGGTGCCTGGACTACAAGAAA GTGAAGACAAAAGAATAAAGGAATTTTATCAGTCGCGAGGGTTAGAGAGAGTCATCCAACCAGCTGGAGATG ATGCTGTACCCGACGCTACAGGTTTACCGTACACAAGCTTCGACCATTCAAAAGCCCACTTCTACAGATATGATGAGCAGGTTTCGCTGTGCTTAGAAAGGCTAAG TTCATCGCTTGCTGGAAAAGATAAGACGAAACTTACTCTCCAG AAGTTTGTTCGTTGTTCTGTGCGAGCGGAGGTGAGACACCTACGGAAAGTGCTTTGTCATCGACTAAACGTGGAAAAACATCAG GTCCAGATGTTGTTCAATAACGAGTCTCTGCCCGATCACATGACCATGAAACGGTTATGGCTCTCACACTGGTTTGGCAAG GCCCAACCATTAGTCCTTCACTACACCATCAAGGACAAAAGGACCAGATAG
- the pcgf1 gene encoding polycomb group RING finger protein 1 isoform X1 has translation MAEQGPMAIAMRLRNQLQSVYKLDPLRNEEEVKLKIKDLNEHIVCYLCAGYFIDATTITECLHTFCKSCIVKYLQTSKYCPMCNIKIHETQPLLNLKLDRVMQDIVYKLVPGLQESEDKRIKEFYQSRGLERVIQPAGDDAVPDATGLPYTSFDHSKAHFYRYDEQVSLCLERLSSSLAGKDKTKLTLQQKFVRCSVRAEVRHLRKVLCHRLNVEKHQVQMLFNNESLPDHMTMKRLWLSHWFGKAQPLVLHYTIKDKRTR, from the exons ATGGCGGAGCAAGGTCCGATGGCCATAGCGATGCGGCTACGAAATCAGCTACAGTCCGTCTACAAACTGGACCCGCTGAGGAACGAG GAGGAGGTCAAGTTGAAGATCAAGGACCTGAACGAACACATCGTCTGCTACCTGTGTGCGGGATACTTCATCGATGCCACAACTATTACAGAGTGTTTGCACACCT TCTGTAAAAGTTGTATTGTGAAATACCTGCAAACGAGCAAGTATTGTCCCATGTGCAACATCAAAATCCATGAAACGCAGCCTCTACTCAACCTCAAACTGGATCGAGTGATGCAAGACATTGTCTACAAACTGGTGCCTGGACTACAAGAAA GTGAAGACAAAAGAATAAAGGAATTTTATCAGTCGCGAGGGTTAGAGAGAGTCATCCAACCAGCTGGAGATG ATGCTGTACCCGACGCTACAGGTTTACCGTACACAAGCTTCGACCATTCAAAAGCCCACTTCTACAGATATGATGAGCAGGTTTCGCTGTGCTTAGAAAGGCTAAG TTCATCGCTTGCTGGAAAAGATAAGACGAAACTTACTCTCCAG CAGAAGTTTGTTCGTTGTTCTGTGCGAGCGGAGGTGAGACACCTACGGAAAGTGCTTTGTCATCGACTAAACGTGGAAAAACATCAG GTCCAGATGTTGTTCAATAACGAGTCTCTGCCCGATCACATGACCATGAAACGGTTATGGCTCTCACACTGGTTTGGCAAG GCCCAACCATTAGTCCTTCACTACACCATCAAGGACAAAAGGACCAGATAG
- the pcgf1 gene encoding polycomb group RING finger protein 1 isoform X2, whose product MAEQGPMAIAMRLRNQLQSVYKLDPLRNEEVKLKIKDLNEHIVCYLCAGYFIDATTITECLHTFCKSCIVKYLQTSKYCPMCNIKIHETQPLLNLKLDRVMQDIVYKLVPGLQESEDKRIKEFYQSRGLERVIQPAGDDAVPDATGLPYTSFDHSKAHFYRYDEQVSLCLERLSSSLAGKDKTKLTLQQKFVRCSVRAEVRHLRKVLCHRLNVEKHQVQMLFNNESLPDHMTMKRLWLSHWFGKAQPLVLHYTIKDKRTR is encoded by the exons ATGGCGGAGCAAGGTCCGATGGCCATAGCGATGCGGCTACGAAATCAGCTACAGTCCGTCTACAAACTGGACCCGCTGAGGAACGAG GAGGTCAAGTTGAAGATCAAGGACCTGAACGAACACATCGTCTGCTACCTGTGTGCGGGATACTTCATCGATGCCACAACTATTACAGAGTGTTTGCACACCT TCTGTAAAAGTTGTATTGTGAAATACCTGCAAACGAGCAAGTATTGTCCCATGTGCAACATCAAAATCCATGAAACGCAGCCTCTACTCAACCTCAAACTGGATCGAGTGATGCAAGACATTGTCTACAAACTGGTGCCTGGACTACAAGAAA GTGAAGACAAAAGAATAAAGGAATTTTATCAGTCGCGAGGGTTAGAGAGAGTCATCCAACCAGCTGGAGATG ATGCTGTACCCGACGCTACAGGTTTACCGTACACAAGCTTCGACCATTCAAAAGCCCACTTCTACAGATATGATGAGCAGGTTTCGCTGTGCTTAGAAAGGCTAAG TTCATCGCTTGCTGGAAAAGATAAGACGAAACTTACTCTCCAG CAGAAGTTTGTTCGTTGTTCTGTGCGAGCGGAGGTGAGACACCTACGGAAAGTGCTTTGTCATCGACTAAACGTGGAAAAACATCAG GTCCAGATGTTGTTCAATAACGAGTCTCTGCCCGATCACATGACCATGAAACGGTTATGGCTCTCACACTGGTTTGGCAAG GCCCAACCATTAGTCCTTCACTACACCATCAAGGACAAAAGGACCAGATAG